A genomic segment from Nicotiana tabacum cultivar K326 chromosome 7, ASM71507v2, whole genome shotgun sequence encodes:
- the LOC107791360 gene encoding malate dehydrogenase, chloroplastic-like — protein MAAASATTFSVGSATSFGSTKSQSKAFVAKYNTRNYLRNFSGLKAEAFVRCESESSFLGRESAAALRQSIPPKAQIEKQRCFNHVQPQASYKVAILGAAGGIGQSLALLIKMSPLVSSLHLYDIANVKGVAADLRHCNTPAQVFDFTGASELANCLKGVDVVVIPAGVPRKPGMTRDDLFNINANIVKGLVEAVADNCPDAFIHVISNPVNSTVPIAAEILKQKGVYDPKKLFGVTTLDVVRANTFIAQKKNLRLIDVDVPVVGGHAGITILPLLSKTKPSTTFTDEEVQELTVRIQNARTEVVEAKAGAGSATLSMAYAAARFVESSLRAIHGDADVYECTYVESNLTELPFFASRVKLGRNGVEALISFDLKGLTEYEQKALEALKPELKASIEKGIAYAKKETVTA, from the coding sequence ATGGCAGCAGCATCAGCAACTACTTTCTCAGTTGGTTCAGCTACATCCTTTGGCTCTACAAAATCACAATCAAAGGCCTTTGTTGCGAAATACAATACCAGGAACTACCTTAGGAATTTCAGTGGCCTCAAGGCAGAGGCATTTGTACGATGTGAATCGGAGTCATCATTTTTGGGGAGGGAAAGTGCTGCAGCTCTTCGACAATCCATTCCTCCCAAGGCCCAAATAGAAAAGCAGAGATGCTTCAACCATGTTCAGCCTCAAGCATCTTATAAAGTGGCTATTCTGGGAGCTGCTGGTGGGATAGGCCAGTCTCTAGCACTGCTGATTAAGATGTCACCGCTAGTTTCATCATTGCACCTCTACGATATTGCAAATGTCAAGGGAGTTGCCGCAGATCTCAGACATTGCAACACTCCCGCACAGGTTTTTGACTTTACGGGAGCTTCTGAATTGGCCAATTGCTTGAAAGGTGTAGATGTAGTTGTCATACCAGCTGGCGTTCCCAGAAAGCCTGGTATGACAAGGGACGACTTGTTCAACATTAATGCCAATATTGTGAAAGGCTTAGTTGAGGCTGTTGCCGACAACTGCCCAGATGCCTTTATCCACGTTATCAGCAATCCAGTCAACTCCACAGTGCCGATTGCTGCTGAGATTCTTAAGCAAAAGGGTGTTTACGATCCTAAAAAACTCTTTGGTGTTACGACCCTAGACGTTGTCAGGGCAAACACATTCATCGCTCAGAAGAAAAACCTGAGACTCATAGATGTTGATGTCCCAGTGGTTGGTGGACATGCCGGGATAACAATTCTGCCTTTGCTGTCAAAGACAAAGCCGTCAACTACTTTTACTGACGAAGAAGTGCAGGAACTAACGGTGAGGATCCAAAATGCCAGGACAGAGGTTGTTGAGGCAAAGGCTGGAGCAGGATCTGCAACACTGTCAATGGCATATGCAGCGGCTAGATTTGTTGAGTCCTCTCTTCGTGCCATCCATGGTGATGCTGATGTTTACGAGTGTACTTATGTTGAATCTAACTTGACAGAACTTCCATTCTTTGCGTCGAGAGTTAAACTAGGAAGAAATGGCGTTGAGGCTTTGATTTCGTTTGATCTCAAAGGATTAACCGAGTATGAACAAAAAGCTTTGGAAGCTTTAAAGCCAGAGTTGAAAGCTAGCATTGAGAAGGGGATAGCTTATGCTAAAAAAGAAACAGTGACTGCTTAG